A window from Thermomonas aquatica encodes these proteins:
- the fabZ gene encoding 3-hydroxyacyl-ACP dehydratase FabZ — translation MTDATHSASASQVSLPVNTPEIERLLPHRYPFLLVDRVVEFEKDKRVLAYKNVTCNEPFFTGHFPGHPVMPGVLVVEALAQAGGLLTQLSRDPAELGKDTFYLVKVDNAKFSRMVVPGDKLELEVELKRRIRNMAQYVGVARVDGEQVACAEILCAAARD, via the coding sequence ATGACCGATGCAACCCACAGCGCCAGCGCCAGTCAGGTAAGCCTGCCGGTGAACACCCCGGAGATCGAACGCCTGCTGCCGCACCGCTATCCCTTCCTGCTGGTCGACCGCGTGGTCGAGTTCGAGAAGGACAAGCGCGTGCTGGCGTACAAGAACGTGACCTGCAACGAACCCTTCTTCACCGGCCATTTCCCCGGCCACCCGGTGATGCCCGGCGTATTGGTCGTCGAGGCGCTGGCGCAGGCCGGCGGCCTGCTCACCCAACTCTCGCGCGACCCGGCCGAGCTCGGCAAGGACACGTTCTACCTGGTCAAGGTGGACAACGCGAAGTTCAGCCGGATGGTGGTGCCGGGCGACAAGCTGGAACTCGAGGTCGAGCTGAAGCGGCGCATCCGCAACATGGCGCAGTACGTGGGCGTGGCCCGCGTCGACGGCGAGCAGGTCGCCTGCGCCGAGATCCTGTGCGCGGCGGCGCGGGACTGA
- the lpxD gene encoding UDP-3-O-(3-hydroxymyristoyl)glucosamine N-acyltransferase gives MSAPVFAASELAQRFGLELRGDDRAVHGVGTLATATADQLGFLANPRYRGQLAETGAGVVVLRADDADARAGTALLARDPYVAFAKIAALFERKPARMAGIHPTAAVDPSAEVEPSAHVGPHVSIGARSRIGAGASIGPGCVIGEDCVIGEGCELVARATLVTRVRLGKRVLVHPGAVLGADGFGIAMDHGRWIKVPQLGGVMVGDDCEIGANTSIDRGALGDTVLEEDVRLDNQIQVGHNVRIGAHTAMAGCSAVAGSAVIGRHCLVGGGAGILGHLEVCDRVVITAMSLVTHSIREPGEYSSGTPLMDNRSWRRSAARFKQLDDIARRSKAGDKDPE, from the coding sequence ATGAGCGCGCCAGTCTTCGCCGCTTCGGAGCTGGCGCAACGGTTCGGGCTTGAACTGCGCGGCGACGACCGCGCGGTGCATGGCGTCGGCACGTTGGCCACCGCCACCGCCGACCAGTTGGGTTTCCTCGCCAACCCGCGCTACCGCGGCCAGCTGGCCGAGACGGGCGCCGGCGTGGTCGTGCTGCGCGCGGACGATGCCGATGCGCGCGCCGGCACCGCCCTGCTGGCGCGCGACCCTTACGTCGCGTTCGCCAAGATCGCCGCCCTATTCGAGCGCAAGCCCGCGCGCATGGCCGGCATCCATCCCACTGCGGCGGTCGATCCCTCCGCCGAGGTCGAGCCTTCCGCGCATGTCGGGCCGCACGTCTCGATCGGCGCGCGCAGCCGGATCGGCGCCGGCGCCAGCATCGGCCCCGGCTGCGTGATCGGCGAGGATTGCGTAATCGGCGAGGGCTGCGAACTGGTCGCGCGCGCCACCCTGGTGACCCGCGTGCGGCTCGGCAAGCGCGTGCTGGTGCACCCCGGCGCGGTGCTCGGCGCCGACGGCTTCGGCATCGCCATGGACCATGGCCGCTGGATCAAGGTACCGCAGCTGGGCGGGGTGATGGTCGGAGACGACTGCGAGATCGGCGCCAACACCAGCATCGACCGCGGCGCGCTGGGCGACACCGTGCTGGAAGAGGACGTGCGCCTGGACAACCAGATCCAGGTCGGCCACAACGTGCGGATCGGCGCGCATACCGCGATGGCCGGCTGTTCCGCGGTGGCCGGCAGCGCGGTGATCGGCCGCCATTGCCTGGTCGGCGGCGGTGCCGGCATCCTCGGCCACCTCGAGGTCTGCGACCGCGTGGTGATCACCGCGATGTCGCTGGTCACCCACTCCATCCGCGAGCCCGGCGAGTATTCATCGGGCACCCCCTTGATGGACAATCGCAGCTGGCGCAGGAGCGCCGCGCGCTTCAAGCAACTCGACGACATCGCCCGCCGCAGCAAGGCCGGCGACAAGGACCCAGAATGA
- the bamA gene encoding outer membrane protein assembly factor BamA, which translates to MTRPLSRRLLTLALASALALPAWAQTALAPFAVSDIRIDGLQRIGAGTVFTYLPVERGDTLDAAKAAEALRALYKTGFFEDVRLDHQGSILVITVVERPAINKLTLVGNKDLKSEDLLKGLKDIGLSEGETFNRLNLDRVTQELNRQYNNRGKYSVEISPSVERLDRNRVNLTLNIKEGKAAKIRHINLVGNDSYSDEEITKSWESHTSNWLSWYKRDDQYSREKLSGDIEKLNAWYLNRGHVDFSLDTTQVAISPDKKDMYLTAGITEGEVYSVSGVTVSGDTVLPKEEIEKIVEFIKPGSTFSRGVLEFATDAITARLSNIGYAFAQVNPAPTIDRDKRTVGIDFQVQPGPRVSVRRIVFKGNTRTADSVLRREMRQFEGSWYSQAAIDRSKVRLSRLGYFEEVNVENEPVPGSDDQVDVVYTVKETTSGSIAAGVGYSQLSGVNLSLQLSENNFLGTGNRVSVGLTRSTYQKRYDFSFMNPYFTDEGLSLGYNLWWREFDYSSYNVAQYSTNSGAAQVFMGLPLSESDSVSLMFGIDSNEILAFPGSTPPPLVDYISAVGNRTFHALRTQLGWSRDTRNDYFIPVLGSTQSLSAEIAMPGSTVEYYKLSYDFAKYWPLNQALVVKTAVNLGYGDSYGKDFTRNLCYTAPTYTDSNGDGILDTEVPGPAPSDPCLPTSPDFDKTVTASGLPFFENFYAGGIAAQGKVRGFVDNTLGPAYAGISGYRQPLGGSFLLAGSVEAIFPKLFDSPAARVSAFLDFGNVYNGWDNFSASDLRASAGVALLWRSPMGPLSISYAMPLRKKAGDQIERLQFTFGGQL; encoded by the coding sequence ATGACCCGACCCTTGTCCCGCCGCCTGCTCACACTTGCCCTGGCCTCGGCGCTCGCGCTGCCGGCCTGGGCGCAGACGGCGCTCGCACCGTTCGCGGTCAGCGACATCCGCATCGACGGCCTGCAGCGCATCGGCGCAGGCACCGTGTTCACCTACCTGCCCGTCGAGCGCGGCGACACCCTCGACGCCGCCAAGGCCGCCGAGGCGCTGCGCGCGCTGTACAAGACCGGCTTCTTCGAGGACGTGCGCCTGGACCACCAGGGCAGCATCCTGGTGATCACCGTGGTCGAACGGCCCGCCATCAACAAGCTGACCCTGGTCGGCAACAAGGACCTGAAGTCCGAAGACCTGCTGAAGGGCCTCAAGGACATCGGCCTGTCCGAAGGCGAGACCTTCAACCGCCTCAACCTGGATCGCGTCACCCAGGAACTGAACCGCCAGTACAACAACCGCGGCAAGTACAGCGTCGAGATCAGCCCGAGCGTGGAGCGGCTCGACCGCAACCGCGTCAACCTGACCCTGAACATCAAGGAAGGCAAGGCGGCGAAGATCCGCCACATCAACCTGGTCGGCAACGACAGCTACAGCGACGAGGAGATCACCAAGTCCTGGGAATCGCATACCAGCAACTGGCTGAGCTGGTACAAGCGCGACGACCAGTACTCGCGCGAGAAGCTGTCCGGGGACATCGAGAAGCTCAACGCCTGGTACCTCAACCGCGGCCACGTCGATTTCAGCCTGGACACGACCCAGGTCGCGATCAGTCCCGACAAGAAGGACATGTACCTCACCGCGGGCATCACCGAGGGCGAGGTGTACAGCGTCTCCGGCGTGACCGTCTCCGGCGACACCGTGCTGCCGAAGGAGGAGATCGAGAAGATCGTCGAGTTCATCAAGCCGGGCAGCACCTTCTCGCGCGGCGTGCTCGAATTCGCGACCGATGCGATCACCGCGCGCCTGTCCAACATCGGCTACGCCTTCGCCCAGGTCAACCCGGCACCCACGATCGACCGCGACAAGCGCACCGTCGGCATCGACTTCCAGGTCCAGCCCGGACCGCGCGTCAGCGTGCGCAGGATCGTGTTCAAGGGCAATACCCGCACCGCCGACTCGGTGCTGCGCCGCGAGATGCGCCAGTTCGAGGGCAGCTGGTATTCGCAGGCGGCGATCGACCGCAGCAAGGTGCGCCTCTCGCGGCTGGGCTATTTCGAGGAAGTGAACGTCGAGAACGAGCCGGTGCCGGGCAGCGACGACCAGGTCGACGTGGTCTACACGGTGAAGGAAACCACCTCGGGCAGCATCGCCGCCGGCGTGGGCTATTCCCAGCTGTCCGGCGTCAACCTGTCGCTGCAGCTGTCGGAGAACAACTTCCTCGGCACCGGCAACCGGGTGTCGGTGGGCCTGACCCGCAGCACCTACCAGAAGCGCTACGACTTCTCCTTCATGAATCCGTACTTCACGGACGAAGGCCTGTCGCTGGGCTACAACCTGTGGTGGCGCGAGTTCGACTATTCCAGCTACAACGTCGCCCAGTACTCGACCAACAGCGGCGCGGCGCAGGTGTTCATGGGCCTGCCGCTGAGCGAGAGCGATTCGGTGTCGCTGATGTTCGGCATCGACAGCAACGAGATCCTGGCGTTCCCCGGCTCCACCCCGCCGCCGCTGGTGGACTACATCAGTGCGGTCGGCAACCGCACCTTCCATGCCCTGCGCACGCAATTGGGCTGGTCGCGCGATACCCGCAACGACTATTTCATTCCGGTACTCGGCAGCACCCAGAGCCTGTCGGCGGAAATCGCCATGCCGGGCTCCACGGTCGAGTACTACAAGCTGTCCTACGACTTCGCCAAGTATTGGCCGCTGAACCAGGCGCTGGTGGTGAAGACCGCCGTCAACCTCGGCTATGGCGATTCCTACGGCAAGGACTTCACCCGCAACCTCTGCTACACCGCGCCGACCTATACCGACAGCAATGGCGACGGCATCCTCGACACCGAGGTGCCCGGACCCGCGCCGAGCGATCCGTGCCTGCCGACTTCGCCGGATTTCGACAAGACGGTGACCGCCAGCGGCCTGCCGTTCTTCGAGAACTTCTATGCCGGCGGCATCGCTGCGCAGGGCAAGGTGCGCGGCTTCGTCGACAACACCCTGGGCCCCGCCTATGCCGGCATCTCCGGCTATCGCCAGCCGTTGGGCGGTTCGTTCCTGCTCGCCGGCTCGGTGGAAGCGATCTTCCCGAAGCTGTTCGACAGCCCGGCCGCGCGCGTCTCCGCCTTCCTCGACTTCGGCAACGTCTACAACGGCTGGGACAACTTCAGCGCCAGCGACCTGCGCGCGTCCGCCGGCGTGGCGCTGCTGTGGCGTTCGCCGATGGGCCCGCTGTCGATCAGCTACGCCATGCCGCTGCGCAAGAAGGCCGGCGACCAGATCGAGCGGCTGCAGTTCACCTTCGGCGGCCAGCTGTAA
- the rseP gene encoding RIP metalloprotease RseP: MSEFFGSLWWLLVALGVLVTFHEFGHFWVARRCGVKVLRFSVGFGRALWSRRGKDGTEYVVAAIPLGGYVSMLDESRLDGREGDVPAAELDRAFNRQSVWKRIAIVAAGPLANLLLAVALLWAMLVIGRPDYAPVIGKAEGIAAQAGLQAGDRIRAVDGRDTPTWSEALMALSVAALDGKPVQVLVARGDGDEQARSLPLDRLPAGFDESRALQAIGLTARHELMPAVVGRIAEGTPAWGVLAEGDRITAVDAAPVSSFDQIAPLVNVLGERGGPGMVEVERDGERLALEMTPVWRAKPDGGKSWQLGFGNAAATLPAHDAVLRLNPIAAVPAAVRETGYQARQLFEMIGRAFSGRVSVQNTVSGPIAIAQAANAYASGGTAWFLNFLALLSVSLAILNLLPIPVLDGGHLLYYLIELAIGRPLGDRAMAFGQYLGLALIAGLTGLAFYNDILRLVS; the protein is encoded by the coding sequence TTGAGTGAATTCTTCGGATCGTTGTGGTGGCTGCTGGTCGCGCTGGGCGTGCTGGTCACCTTCCACGAATTCGGCCATTTCTGGGTCGCGCGCCGCTGCGGCGTGAAGGTGCTGCGCTTCTCGGTCGGCTTCGGCCGCGCACTGTGGTCGCGTCGCGGCAAGGACGGCACCGAATACGTGGTCGCCGCGATTCCCTTGGGCGGCTACGTCAGCATGCTCGATGAAAGCCGGCTCGACGGGCGCGAGGGCGACGTGCCGGCCGCCGAGCTGGACCGGGCCTTCAACCGCCAGAGCGTGTGGAAGCGCATCGCGATCGTGGCCGCCGGCCCGCTGGCCAACCTGCTGCTGGCCGTGGCCCTGCTGTGGGCGATGCTGGTGATCGGCCGCCCCGACTACGCACCGGTGATCGGCAAGGCCGAGGGCATCGCCGCACAGGCCGGCCTGCAGGCTGGCGACCGCATCCGCGCGGTCGACGGCCGCGACACCCCGACCTGGAGCGAGGCGCTGATGGCGTTGAGCGTGGCCGCGCTGGACGGGAAGCCGGTGCAGGTGCTGGTCGCGCGCGGCGATGGCGACGAGCAGGCGCGCAGCCTGCCGTTGGACAGGCTGCCGGCCGGCTTCGACGAATCGCGCGCGCTGCAGGCGATCGGCCTGACCGCGCGCCACGAACTCATGCCCGCGGTGGTTGGCCGGATCGCCGAGGGCACCCCGGCGTGGGGCGTGCTGGCCGAGGGCGACAGGATCACCGCCGTTGACGCGGCGCCGGTGAGCAGCTTCGACCAGATCGCGCCGCTGGTGAACGTGCTGGGCGAGCGCGGCGGACCGGGCATGGTCGAAGTCGAGCGCGATGGCGAACGCCTGGCGCTGGAGATGACCCCGGTCTGGCGCGCCAAGCCCGATGGCGGCAAGAGCTGGCAGCTGGGCTTCGGCAACGCCGCCGCGACGCTGCCGGCGCACGACGCCGTCCTGCGCCTGAACCCGATCGCCGCCGTGCCTGCCGCGGTCAGGGAAACCGGCTACCAGGCCAGGCAGCTGTTCGAGATGATTGGGCGCGCGTTCAGTGGCCGGGTGTCGGTGCAGAACACGGTGTCCGGGCCGATCGCCATCGCCCAGGCGGCGAATGCCTATGCCAGCGGCGGCACCGCGTGGTTCCTGAACTTCCTGGCCCTGCTCTCGGTCAGCCTTGCCATCCTCAACCTGCTGCCGATTCCCGTCTTGGACGGTGGTCACCTGCTGTATTACCTTATCGAGCTGGCCATCGGCCGCCCCCTGGGCGATCGCGCGATGGCCTTCGGCCAGTACCTCGGGCTCGCGCTGATCGCGGGGCTGACGGGCCTGGCGTTCTACAACGACATCCTGCGCCTGGTGTCGTGA
- the dxr gene encoding 1-deoxy-D-xylulose-5-phosphate reductoisomerase: MQRVAVFGATGSIGASALDVIARHPATLRASVLAAGSKVGELVGLCRTHRPEHAVIADQSRFAELRDGLRAAGLATEAHAGGAALDALAGGDACDAVVAAIVGAAGLPSTLAAAHAGKRLLLANKESLVLAGELLMQAARAGGARIVPIDSEHNAVFQCLASCDDPAAVSRITLTASGGPFRGRSRAELADVTPAQAVAHPKWSMGPKISVDSATLMNKGLEVIEAHHLFALPAGSIRVLVHPQSLVHAIVDFVDGSSLAQLGLPDMRTALAVGLGWPRRIESGVAPLDLLAQGGKLEFEAPDLDAFPCLALAWRALDAGGSAPAVLNAANEEAVSAFLQGRIGFLSIPDTVAATLDAMPAQPADSLEALLEADARARATARARIDSLAGRTRPTPMSMFP, encoded by the coding sequence ATGCAGAGGGTTGCAGTCTTCGGCGCCACCGGTTCGATCGGCGCGTCCGCGCTGGACGTGATCGCGCGCCATCCGGCGACGCTGCGCGCCAGCGTGCTGGCCGCCGGCAGCAAGGTCGGCGAGCTGGTCGGACTGTGCCGCACGCATCGCCCGGAGCATGCGGTCATCGCCGACCAAAGCCGCTTCGCCGAGCTGCGCGACGGATTGCGCGCGGCGGGATTGGCGACCGAGGCGCACGCGGGCGGCGCGGCACTGGATGCCCTGGCGGGCGGCGACGCCTGCGATGCCGTGGTCGCCGCGATCGTCGGTGCCGCGGGGCTGCCTTCGACCCTGGCCGCCGCGCATGCCGGCAAGCGCCTGTTGCTGGCCAACAAGGAATCGCTGGTGCTGGCGGGCGAACTGCTGATGCAGGCCGCACGGGCCGGCGGCGCACGCATCGTGCCGATCGACAGCGAGCACAACGCGGTGTTCCAGTGCCTGGCCAGTTGCGATGATCCGGCCGCGGTCTCGCGCATCACCTTGACCGCCTCGGGCGGTCCGTTCCGCGGCCGCAGCCGCGCCGAATTGGCCGACGTCACGCCTGCGCAAGCCGTCGCCCACCCGAAGTGGTCGATGGGCCCGAAGATCTCGGTGGATTCGGCCACGCTGATGAACAAGGGCCTGGAGGTCATCGAGGCCCACCACCTGTTCGCCCTCCCGGCCGGCAGCATCCGGGTGCTGGTGCATCCGCAGTCGCTGGTGCATGCCATCGTCGATTTCGTCGACGGCAGTTCGCTGGCGCAACTCGGCCTGCCGGACATGCGCACCGCGCTGGCGGTAGGCCTGGGCTGGCCGCGCAGGATCGAATCCGGGGTCGCCCCGCTCGACCTGCTCGCGCAGGGCGGCAAGCTCGAATTCGAAGCCCCCGACCTCGACGCCTTTCCCTGCCTGGCCCTGGCCTGGCGCGCGCTGGACGCCGGCGGCAGCGCCCCGGCCGTGCTGAATGCCGCCAACGAGGAAGCCGTTTCAGCCTTTCTTCAGGGCCGGATCGGTTTCCTGTCCATCCCCGACACCGTCGCCGCGACCCTGGACGCCATGCCCGCGCAACCCGCCGATTCGCTGGAAGCGCTGCTGGAGGCGGACGCGCGGGCGCGGGCGACGGCGCGAGCGCGGATCGACAGCCTTGCGGGCCGGACCCGCCCCACGCCCATGAGCATGTTCCCTTGA
- a CDS encoding phosphatidate cytidylyltransferase, which yields MTKTRLLAALIMAPIAILTVLFVPTPVLAALSAVLFLVALWEWLKLAEIDDTLARTVLLLCNVGVMAALVWGSRSAQGGSFALLQLVVLIGVAWWLLAMLWMKHYHFASDHDSHARAFKLLAGTLAVIPAWCALGLIHASAPNGHRWLLLALFLVWAADSGAYFAGRYFGGKLFKRKLAPRISPNKTIEGLLGGLLLSLAVAMVGAMLIGARVDQLPAIGLVALATVLFSVVGDLFESLLKRHVGAKDSGDLIPGHGGVLDRVDSVLAALPVFALGKLWLGF from the coding sequence GTGACCAAAACGCGCCTGCTGGCTGCGCTGATCATGGCGCCGATCGCCATCCTGACCGTGCTGTTCGTGCCGACGCCGGTACTGGCCGCGCTGAGCGCGGTGCTGTTCCTGGTGGCGCTGTGGGAATGGCTGAAGCTGGCCGAGATCGACGACACCCTGGCACGCACGGTACTGCTGCTGTGCAACGTGGGGGTGATGGCGGCGCTGGTCTGGGGCTCGCGCTCCGCGCAGGGCGGCTCGTTCGCCCTGCTGCAGCTGGTGGTGCTGATCGGCGTGGCCTGGTGGCTGCTGGCGATGCTGTGGATGAAGCACTACCACTTCGCCTCCGACCACGATTCGCATGCGCGCGCGTTCAAGCTGCTCGCCGGCACCCTGGCGGTGATCCCGGCTTGGTGCGCCCTGGGCCTGATCCATGCCAGCGCGCCGAACGGCCACCGGTGGCTGTTGCTGGCGTTGTTCCTGGTCTGGGCCGCGGACAGCGGGGCGTATTTCGCCGGCCGCTATTTCGGCGGCAAGCTGTTCAAGCGCAAGCTGGCGCCGAGGATCAGCCCGAACAAGACCATCGAGGGCCTGCTCGGCGGCCTGCTGCTGTCGCTGGCAGTCGCCATGGTCGGGGCGATGCTGATCGGTGCGCGCGTCGACCAGTTGCCCGCGATCGGCCTGGTCGCGCTGGCCACCGTGCTGTTCTCGGTGGTCGGCGACCTGTTCGAGAGCCTGCTCAAGCGCCACGTGGGAGCCAAGGATTCCGGCGACCTGATCCCCGGCCACGGCGGCGTGCTGGACCGCGTGGACAGCGTGCTGGCCGCGCTGCCGGTATTCGCACTGGGCAAACTGTGGTTGGGTTTCTAG
- the uppS gene encoding polyprenyl diphosphate synthase, with protein sequence MDGNGRWAQQRHRPRIIGHRAGARAVKSCVEFCLDNGVQALTLFAFSSENWNRPSDEVGGLMKLFLGALEREVDELHRLGARLRFIGERARFAPEILARMQAAESLTAGNARLQLSIAASYGGRQDIAQAARALAEEVAAGRLRADQIDESAISARVALADLPPPDLFIRTGGELRISNFLLWQLAYTELWFTDTLWPDVDAATLRRALDDYAGRERRFGLTSAQVAGHATGGTT encoded by the coding sequence ATGGATGGCAACGGCCGCTGGGCGCAGCAGCGCCACCGCCCGCGCATCATCGGCCACCGCGCCGGCGCGCGCGCGGTCAAGTCCTGCGTCGAGTTCTGCCTCGACAACGGCGTGCAGGCGCTGACCCTGTTCGCGTTCTCCAGCGAGAACTGGAACCGGCCCAGCGACGAGGTCGGCGGGCTGATGAAGCTGTTCCTCGGCGCGCTGGAGCGCGAAGTGGACGAACTGCACCGGCTCGGCGCGCGGCTGCGCTTCATCGGCGAACGCGCCCGTTTCGCGCCGGAGATCCTGGCCCGCATGCAGGCCGCGGAGTCGCTGACCGCAGGCAACGCCAGGCTGCAGTTGAGCATCGCCGCCAGTTACGGCGGCAGGCAGGACATCGCCCAGGCCGCACGCGCGCTGGCCGAGGAGGTCGCCGCCGGCCGCCTGCGCGCGGACCAGATCGACGAAAGCGCGATCTCCGCGCGGGTCGCGCTGGCCGACCTGCCCCCGCCCGACCTGTTCATCCGCACCGGCGGCGAGCTGCGCATCAGCAACTTCCTGCTCTGGCAGCTGGCCTACACCGAGCTGTGGTTCACCGACACGTTGTGGCCGGACGTCGATGCCGCCACACTGCGCCGCGCACTGGACGATTACGCCGGTCGCGAACGCCGCTTCGGGCTGACCAGCGCGCAGGTGGCGGGACACGCAACCGGGGGAACCACGTGA
- the frr gene encoding ribosome recycling factor, translating into MLNDIKKDAQARMGKSIESLRHNLVKVRTGRANTGLVDSIKVNYYGSDMPLSQVASVAVGDARSIIITPWEKQMVGAVEKAILASDLGLTPNTAGTVIRLNIPALTEERRKELTKVVHNEGEDAKVAIRNIRRDANHQVKELLKDKQITEDEATRTEAEIQKITDGAIKDVDDVVKAKETELMAV; encoded by the coding sequence ATGCTGAACGACATCAAGAAGGACGCCCAGGCCCGCATGGGCAAGAGCATCGAATCGCTGCGCCACAACCTGGTCAAGGTCCGCACCGGCCGCGCCAACACCGGCCTGGTCGACAGCATCAAGGTCAATTACTACGGCTCCGACATGCCGCTGTCGCAGGTCGCCAGCGTGGCGGTGGGCGATGCGCGTTCGATCATCATCACCCCGTGGGAAAAGCAGATGGTCGGCGCGGTCGAGAAGGCGATCCTCGCCTCCGACCTCGGCCTGACCCCGAACACCGCCGGCACCGTGATCCGCCTGAACATCCCGGCGCTGACCGAGGAGCGCCGCAAGGAACTGACCAAGGTCGTGCACAACGAAGGCGAGGACGCCAAGGTCGCGATCCGCAACATCCGCCGCGACGCCAACCACCAGGTCAAGGAACTGCTGAAGGACAAGCAGATCACCGAGGACGAGGCGACCCGCACCGAGGCCGAGATCCAGAAGATCACCGACGGCGCGATCAAGGACGTGGACGACGTGGTGAAGGCCAAGGAAACGGAACTGATGGCGGTCTGA
- a CDS encoding cation diffusion facilitator family transporter, producing MHGHSHADGTRAFAWVTLINLAYTALEAGYGFATNSLALLSDALHNFGDVLGLGLAWGAAVLAKRPPTERHTYGWRRATLLSPLANALLLVAFSGALGWEAIRRFNAPPEVPGLPVMVVAAIGIAINLGAAWLVRDGHAHDLNRRGAFLHLVADAAVSLVAVLAGAGMWWLGWTWLDPATALLVAVVVAIGSFGLLRDAFNAAMDAVPRGIDQNQVRGWLLQQPGVSAVHHLHIWSLGAGEIAMTAHLVRAGDADHDAFIDRLNDGLDERFGINHPTLQIERGHGAAHDCNDRAPHGQAIDRHHGHVHGHGHGSDEFGHP from the coding sequence ATGCACGGACACTCCCACGCTGACGGCACCCGCGCATTCGCGTGGGTGACCCTGATCAACCTGGCCTACACGGCGCTCGAAGCCGGCTACGGCTTCGCCACCAATTCGCTGGCGCTGCTGTCGGACGCGCTGCACAACTTCGGCGACGTGCTCGGCCTGGGCCTGGCCTGGGGCGCGGCGGTGCTGGCCAAGCGACCGCCGACCGAACGCCACACCTACGGCTGGCGCCGCGCCACCCTGCTCTCGCCGCTGGCCAATGCCTTGCTGCTGGTCGCGTTCTCCGGCGCGCTGGGCTGGGAGGCGATCCGCCGCTTCAACGCGCCGCCGGAGGTGCCCGGCCTGCCGGTGATGGTGGTGGCGGCGATCGGCATCGCCATCAACCTCGGTGCCGCCTGGCTGGTGCGCGACGGCCATGCCCACGACCTCAACCGGCGCGGCGCCTTCCTGCACCTGGTCGCCGATGCCGCGGTGTCGCTGGTGGCGGTGCTGGCCGGCGCCGGCATGTGGTGGCTGGGCTGGACCTGGCTGGACCCGGCCACCGCCCTGCTGGTCGCGGTGGTGGTGGCGATCGGTTCCTTCGGCCTGCTGCGCGATGCCTTCAATGCCGCGATGGACGCGGTGCCGCGCGGCATCGACCAGAACCAGGTGCGCGGCTGGCTGCTGCAACAGCCGGGCGTGTCCGCGGTGCACCACCTGCACATCTGGTCGCTGGGCGCCGGCGAGATCGCGATGACCGCGCACCTGGTGCGCGCGGGCGACGCCGACCACGACGCCTTCATCGACCGCCTCAACGACGGCCTCGACGAGCGCTTCGGCATCAACCACCCGACCCTGCAGATCGAGCGCGGCCACGGCGCGGCCCACGACTGCAACGACCGCGCGCCGCATGGACAGGCGATCGACCGGCACCATGGGCACGTGCACGGCCACGGGCATGGCAGCGACGAATTCGGCCATCCATGA
- the pyrH gene encoding UMP kinase, protein MSNLAYRRVLLKLSGEALMGDEDYGIDPKVIGRLAREVMEVREAGAEIALVIGGGNIFRGAGLAAGGMDRVTGDQMGMLATVINALAMQDALEKLGGKSRVMSAIKINDVCEDYIRRRAVRHLEKGRIAIFAAGTGNPFFTTDSGAALRAIEIGADLLLKATKVDGVYDKDPKKHADAVKLDALTYDEVIARNLQVMDTAAFALCRDADLPLRIFDMAQPGVLLRILRGEQIGTLVRGRS, encoded by the coding sequence ATGTCGAACCTCGCCTATCGCCGCGTCCTGCTCAAGCTCTCCGGCGAAGCGCTGATGGGCGACGAGGACTACGGCATCGACCCGAAGGTGATCGGGCGGCTGGCGCGCGAAGTGATGGAAGTGCGCGAGGCCGGCGCGGAGATCGCGCTGGTGATCGGCGGCGGCAACATCTTCCGCGGCGCCGGCCTGGCCGCCGGCGGCATGGACCGGGTCACCGGCGACCAGATGGGCATGCTGGCCACGGTCATCAACGCGCTGGCGATGCAGGACGCGCTGGAGAAGCTCGGCGGCAAGTCGCGGGTGATGAGCGCGATCAAGATCAACGACGTGTGCGAGGACTACATCCGCCGCCGCGCCGTGCGCCACCTGGAGAAGGGCCGCATCGCGATCTTCGCCGCCGGCACCGGCAACCCGTTCTTCACCACCGATTCCGGCGCCGCGCTGCGCGCGATCGAGATCGGCGCCGACCTGCTGCTGAAGGCGACCAAGGTCGATGGCGTGTACGACAAGGACCCGAAGAAGCACGCGGATGCGGTCAAGCTGGATGCGCTGACCTACGACGAGGTGATCGCCCGCAACCTGCAGGTGATGGACACCGCCGCGTTCGCCCTGTGCCGCGACGCCGACCTGCCGCTGCGCATCTTCGACATGGCCCAGCCCGGCGTGCTGCTGCGCATCCTGCGCGGCGAGCAGATCGGCACCCTGGTGCGCGGCCGCAGCTGA